One window of the Zea mays cultivar B73 chromosome 3, Zm-B73-REFERENCE-NAM-5.0, whole genome shotgun sequence genome contains the following:
- the LOC103649779 gene encoding factor of DNA methylation 1, with protein sequence MDLDMDGYVDPYEEAAAEGDSDDPDEDDSDAESDYEEKSFGLLKSGKHRVRNPDGTFRCPFCLGKKKQGYKIKDLLQHADGIGVSSKHRRHGRERANHRAFARFVRTDPSFAEDLVGITGIQGAITTTPANENYSANGNGKAKANVDTAGSSSVAAKVGPPQEVERFAWPWACVLAAGAGFNAEDFVGRVALFSSVEVVPLFVDEMEVTETFAIVRFTNDWSGFNDALTIENYFSVNKLGKKEFQMRDSGLGSVEGDGEGDVKVYGWVARAEDYDATTVVGRFLRKHTVLQTIDEVSKTELEKSGEMVAILASQIEEKNRYLQDLETKKNATELSISRLEEDNRKLHEAYNEEMRNLHRRARENALRIFQENENLRIDLENKRRELNLRAKELEKMSAENANDRKTLDDQKQKTKYDNSELELASIEQQRADADVLKLLADQEREKEDVLARMLQLEKELHEKQQLELEVERLNGTLQVMKHLEGDDDGGDIHEKMEKLSERFEREKKRLEDLSGDLVTKERESNDELQQARKELIKGLEEELNGRTAVGIKRMGELDEKPFLNACKRKYGNNEYQVKAAELVTNWQEELKNPSWYPFKMIHVDGEDKEILVDDDTKLKFLWIEFGDDVCNAVKTALMEINEYNPSGRYVVPELWNFRKGRKATMKEVLKYLFSQMDTTTKRRRG encoded by the exons ATGGATCTTGACATGGACGGCTACGTAGACCCCTACGAGGAGGCCGCGGCCGAGGGCGACTCCGACGACCCTGACGAGGACGACTCGGATGCGGAGAGCGACTACGAGGAGAAGTCGTTCGGCCTCCTCAAGTCCGGCAAGCACCGGGTGCGCAACCCGGACGGCACCTTCCGCTGCCCCTTCTGCCTCGGCAAGAAGAAGCAGGGTTACAAGATCAAGGACCTCCTCCAGCATGCCGACGGCATCGGCGTCTCCAGCAAGCACCGACGTCACGGCCGCGAACGCGCGAACCACCGCGCCTTTGCACGCTTTGTCCGCACCGATCCGTCCTTTGCGGAAGACCTCGTCGGTAtaactggcattcaaggtgccattacaactaCCCCTGCTAATGAGAACTACAGCGCCAATGGCAACGGGAAGGCCAAGGCTAATGTAGATACTGCTGGTTCCAGTTCTGTGGCGGCAAAAGTGGGTCCGCCACAGGAGGTTGAGAGGTTTGCTTGGCCGTGGGCTTGTGTTCTTGCAGCTGGGGCAGGCTTTAATGCTGAGGACTTTGTTGGTAGAGTAGCATTGTTCAGTTCGGTTGAGGTTGTGCCTTTGTTTGTCGATGAGATGGAAGTCACAGAAACCTTCGCAATTGTGAGGTTTACCAATGATTGGAGTGGATTCAATGATGCACTTACGATAGAGAACTATTTCAGCGTCAATAAGCTTGGTAAGAAGGAATTTCAGATGAGAGATAGTGGTCTTGGTTCCGTGGAGGGAGATGGCGAAGGCGATGTCAAGGTTTATGGGTGGGTTGCCCGAGCTGAGGACTACGATGCAACGACTGTGGTAGGAAGATTCTTGAGAAAGCACACTGTCCTGCAAACAATAGACGAGGTTTCCAAGACTGAATTAGAGAAATCAGGGGAGATGGTGGCGATACTGGCATCCCAGATCGAGGAAAAGAACCGATACTTGCAGGATTTGGAGACAAAGAAGAATGCGACAGAACTCTCCATCTCAAGGCTTGAGGAGGACAACAGGAAACTTCATGAGGCATACAATGAAG AAATGCGCAATCTTCATCGCAGGGCTCGTGAAAATGCGCTACGGATTTTCCAAGAGAATGAAAACTTGAGGATTGACTTAGAAAATAAGAGGAGAGAACTGAACTTACGAGCTAAGGAGCTTGAAAAAATGTCAGCTGAGAATGCTAACGACAGGAAGACACTCGATGATCAGAAGCAGAAG ACAAAGTATGATAATAGTGAACTTGAGCTAGCTAGCATAGAGCAACAGAGGGCTGATGCAGATGTTCTGAAGCTATTGGCTGACCAAGAG AGGGAAAAGGAAGATGTACTTGCTAGAATGCTTCAGCTGGAAAAAGAGCTGCATGAGAAGCAACAGCTTGAGCTCGAAGTAGAACGGTTGAATGGTACACTCCAAGTGATGAAACATCTAGAGGGAGACGATGACGGGGGAGATATCCATGAAAAGATGGAGAAGCTGAGTGAAAGATTTGAGCGGGAAAAGAAGCGCCTGGAGGATTTGAGTGGTGATCTGGTGACAAAAGAGCGTGAAAGTAATGATGAGCTACAACAAGCCCGAAAAGAATTGATAAAG GGTTTGGAGGAAGAGCTAAATGGACGGACAGCTGTTGGGATCAAAAGAATGGGGGAACTCGATGAAAAGCCTTTCCTAAATGCATGTAAGAGAAAATATGGGAACAATGAATACCAGGTCAAAGCAGCAGAGCTGGTCACAAATTGGCAGGAGGAACTAAAGAATCCATCCTGGTATCCTTTTAAGATGATTCATGTTGACGGAGAGGACAAG GAAATTCTGGTTGACGATGATACGAAACTGAAGTTTCTGTGGATTGAGTTTGGCGATGACGTGTGTAATGCGGTGAAGACGGCATTGATGGAGATAAACGAGTATAACCCAAGTGGGAGGTATGTTGTGCCCGAGCTGTGGAACTTCAGGAAAGGCAGGAAGGCGACGATGAAGGAGGTGCTCAAGTACCTGTTCAGTCAGATGGACACGACGACCAAGCGCAGGAGGGGCTGA
- the LOC100284897 gene encoding membrane protein, with protein sequence MPRRGETAVVPIDVASAGGGRGDERPKRERHRSHGPGRHGPHRSRPPPPPPPAFRPFRRWFPFLVPLFIVANIVLFVLTMYVNDCPAHARATGAAIGGSVGESATAQGCWLAPELGRFAFQSFKENPLIGPSSATLLEMGALETSKVTKDHEGWRLITCIWLHAGVVHILANMLSLLMIGIRLEKEFGFIRIGTLYVISGVGGSLLSSLFMVSNISVGASGALFGLLGSMLSELITNWTIYENKFAALLTLVMIILINLAVGILPHVDNFAHLGGFMSGFCLGFVLLMRPQFGYINQKNSPLGFPMGVTKRKFKTYQVILLVISTMILVSGFTIGLVLLFQGFNASEHCSWCHYMSCVPTSKWSCNAPNNYCMSSQLGNQLNLTCESTGKTASYVLSDPNNSEAIKNLCVGLCS encoded by the exons ATGCCGCGGCGGGGCGAGACGGCGGTGGTCCCCATTGACGTGGCGTCCGCCGGCGGCGGGCGAGGCGATGAGCGGCCCAAGAGAGAGCGCCACCGGAGTCACGGCCCCGGCCGCCACGGTCCGCACCGGAGTCgcccgccgcccccgcccccgccggcGTTCCGGCCGTTCCGGCGGTGGTTCCCGTTCCTTGTGCCGCTATTCATCGTCGCCAACATCGTCCTCTTCGTGCTCACCATGTACGTCAACGACTGCCCCGCGCACGCGCGGGCCACCGGCGCCGCGATAGGCGGATCGGTCGGCGAGAGCGCCACCGCGCAGGGCTGCTGGCTCGCGCCCGAGCTCGGGAGGTTCGCGTTCCAGTCGTTCAAGGAGAACCCGCTCATCGGCCCTTCCTCCGCCAC GCTGTTGGAAATGGGGGCACTGGAAACCAGTAAAGTTACCAAAGATCACGAAGGGTGGCGCCTCATTACATGCATTTGGTTGCATGCTGGAGTCGTCCACATACTCGCCAACATGTTGAGCCTCTTAATGATCGGAATCAGGCTCGAGAAGGAATTTGGTTTCA TAAGGATTGGTACACTGTATGTGATCTCTGGTGTTGGTGGCAGCTTGCTGTCTTCTCTATTTATGGTGTCAAATATATCAGTCGGTGCTTCAGGTGCATTATTTGGACTATTGGGCTCAATGCTGTCAGAGCTCATAACAAATTGGACGATATATGAGAACAAG TTTGCAGCACTCTTGACTCTAGTTATGATCATTCTCATCAACTTAGCTGTTGGGATCCTTCCACATGTTGACAACTTCGCTCACCTTGGAGGATTTATGTCAGGGTTCTGTCTTGGTTTTGTGCTGCTAATGCGACCACAGTTTGGATATATTAACCAAAAGAACTCTCCTCTTGGATTTCCCATGGGCGTAACTAAACGGAAGTTCAAGACATATCAAGTCATACTTTTGGTTATTTCTACAATGATACTAGTTTCTGG GTTCACCATTGGATTGGTGTTGCTATTTCAAGGGTTCAATGCTAGTGAGCACTGTTCTTGGTGCCATTATATGAGCTGTGTGCCTACTTCAAAGTGGAGTTGCAACGCACCAAATAACTACTGTATG TCTTCACAGCTCGGAAACCAACTAAATCTGACATGTGAAAGCACTGGAAAGACCGCATCATATGTTCTCAGCGATCCAAACAACTCGGAGGCGATTAAAAATCTTTGTGTCGGTCTTTGCAGTTAA
- the LOC103649783 gene encoding protein IWS1 homolog 1, translated as MGDNYDDEGEPIVDLDEREPSPEPQPYEDLDDDLGDGGDWTRSRSPTPVHGDDGEAGSSAKPRKRLLKKGGGGGMPGDDGLDDFGLEDEDADPAAEARKRKGSSALRDLARGGAGKEKKEKKRRREDDGRGSDSGMVRDRRGAGGKDSGGREDQDDGEREIQELWDTIAGGDSEDDQEGVRTIDDDNFIDDTGVDPADRYGSDNERHSPGHYAQAEEGEEDDEIERLFKGGKKKKNDRPRADIGLIVEQFIAEFEVAAEEDANLNRQSKPAINKLMKLPLLIEVLSKKNLQQEFLDHGVLTLLKNWLEPLPDGSMPNMNTRSAVLKLLADFPIDLEQYDRREQLKKSGLGKVIMFLSKSDEETTANRKLAKELVDKWSRPIFNKSTRFEDMRRYDDEKAPYRRPQMKKPSSSSGMESRDDDVDADFSQRKSGQSSSRQHASRPEASPLDFVIRPQSKIDPEQIRARAKQAVQDQRRLKMNKKLQQLKAPKKKNLQASKLSVEGRGMIKYL; from the exons ATGGGGGACAA CTACGACGACGAAGGCGAGCCAATCGTGGACCTCGACGAACGGGAGCCCTCTCCTGAGCCACAGCCCTACGAAGATCTCGATGACGACCTCGGCGACGGCGGCGATTGGACCCGCAGCCGCTCCCCGACCCCCGTCCACGGCGACGACGGTGAGGCGGGGTCCTCCGCCAAGCCCCGGAAGCGCCTCCTCAAGaagggcggcggtggcggcatGCCCGGCGACGACGGGCTCGATGACTTTGGGTTGGAGGACGAGGACGCGGACCCCGCGGCTGAGGCGAGGAAGAGGAAGGGGTCCTCGGCGCTGAGGGACCTcgcgaggggcggggcgggcaaagagaagaaggagaagaaaaggcgGAGGGAGGACGACGGGAGGGGAAGTGATAGTGGGATGGTGAGGGACAGGCGGGGAGCAGGAGGGAAGGACTCAGGCGGTAGGGAGGACCAGGATGATGGGGAGAGGGAGATCCAGGAGCTCTGGGATACCATTGCGGGTGGTGACTCAGAG GATGACCAAGAAGGTGTTAGAACCATAGATGATGATAATTTCATTGATGACACCGGGGTTGATCCAGCTGATCGTTATGGCAGTGATAATGAGCGGCATTCACCTGGGCATTATGCACAG GCTGAGGAGGGTGAGGAGGATGATGAAATTGAGAGACTCTTCAAGGGTggtaagaagaagaagaatgatCGCCCTCGTGCAGATATTGGTCTTATAGTGGAACAATTCATTGCTGAGTTCGAGGTAGCAGCTGAAGAAGATGCAAATTTGAATCGGCAATCAAAGCCAGCCATTAACAAACTTATGAAGCTTCCTCTGCTCATAGAGGTTCTCTCCAA GAAGAATCTTCAACAGGAATTTCTTGACCATGGAGTTCTCACTCTTCTAAAAAACTGGCTTGAGCCATTACCTGATGGAAGCATGCCAAACATGAATACTCGATCTGCTGTACTGAAATTATTAGCTGAT TTTCCAATTGACTTGGAACAATATGACCGAAGAGAGCAGCTTAAGAAAAGTGGCCTGGGAAAG GTCATTATGTTTTTGTCCAAATCTGATGAGGAGACCACTGCAAATAGGAAATTGGCTAAGGAGCTTGTTGATAAATGG AGTCGACCAATATTCAACAAGAGCACGAGATTTGAAGACATGAGGAGATATGATGATGAAAAAGCACCTTACAGGCGGCCACAAATGAAGAA ACCATCAAGTAGCTCTGGAATGGAATCCAGAGATGATGATGTTGATGCTGACTTTTCACA ACGCAAGTCTGGGCAAAGTAGTTCAAGGCAGCATGCTTCTAGGCCAGAAGCCTCGCCTTTGGACTTTGTCATTCGTCCACAGTCCAAAATTGACCCTGAGCAGATACGAGCTCGTGCTAAGCAGGCTGTCCAAGACCAGCGTCGGCTGAAG ATGAACAAGAAATTGCAGCAGCTGAAAGCGCCCAAGAAGAAAAACCTTCAGGCGTCAAAGCTCAGCGTGGAAGGCCGTGGCATGATCAAGTACCTGTAG